One window from the genome of Cryptomeria japonica chromosome 6, Sugi_1.0, whole genome shotgun sequence encodes:
- the LOC131035720 gene encoding transcription termination factor MTEF1, chloroplastic gives MMRMKPQLLGYVETTLEPKLKLLEDFGFVDQNLVKLLKENPYILCNSLENSLFPMMEFLKNVFQSQDVLVKALLKAPRLLSFGLEKTLKPSLAFWEGWGFSGTKLVSFLKVTSALLSRTSLTLAHLDLIQKIGAEKESTVFRYIVGIVAMRRMETLEEKIENLKLCGLSEEETWQLLGASPVVLSFSKESVSEKMNFLVNNTELPASYVLKHPSFLRIHVEEVMKPRFLVWQKIKSINGYELPLLMVLSMPETRFVNSIIKGHPESKILWTIYENAISNASNRSKSSTKDNF, from the coding sequence ATGATGAGGATGAAGCCCCAACTTCTTGGATATGTAGAAACAACGTTGGAGCCTAAGCTCAAACTACTGGAAGATTTTGGTTTTGTGGATCAAAATCTGGTCAAACTTTTGAAGGAAAATCCATACATTTTGTGCAATAGCCTCGAGAATAGCCTTTTTCCCATGATGGAGTTTCTGAAGAATGTATTTCAGTCCCAGGATGTGCTCGTTAAAGCCCTGTTAAAAGCACCGAGACTTCTCAGTTTTGGCTTGGAGAAGACCCTGAAGCCCTCGCTTGCTTTCTGGGAAGGATGGGGTTTTTCTGGGACGAAGCTCGTAAGCTTCTTAAAGGTGACTTCGGCCCTTCTCTCACGCACCTCTCTAACGCTTGCACATTTGGATCTCATTCAGAAGATTGGCGCCGAAAAAGAAAGCACCGTGTTCAGATATATTGTAGGTATAGTGGCTATGAGACGCATGGAAACGTTAGAGGAAAAAATAGAGAATCTTAAACTCTGCGGGCTTTCGGAAGAAGAAACCTGGCAACTACTTGGAGCTTCCCCTGTAGTCCTTTCTTTCTCCAAGGAAAGTGTTAGTGAAAAGATGAACTTTCTTGTTAATAACACGGAGCTCCCTGCAAGTTACGTACTAAAGCACCCTAGCTTTTTACGAATCCATGTGGAAGAGGTTATGAAGCCGAGGTTTCTGGTTTGGCAGAAAATCAAATCCATTAACGGCTACGAGCTTCCTCTTTTGATGGTATTGAGTATGCCAGAGACAAGGTTTGTTAACAGCATTATAAAAGGGCATCCTGAATCCAAAATACTGTGGACAATATATGAAAATGCCATTTCTAATGCCTCCAACCGCTCAAAGAGCTCAACAAAAGATAATTTTTGA